A genomic segment from Pectinophora gossypiella chromosome 27, ilPecGoss1.1, whole genome shotgun sequence encodes:
- the LOC126378922 gene encoding GDP-fucose protein O-fucosyltransferase 2, which produces MFTFCTLLFMNVNLMSAVQNVDSGYCDIAGESCGTQTDLLQERYIFYDVNPPEGFNLRRDVYMRFATLLAAQNSEKRELWHLVLPPWYRLYHWKSQTSKSKPVHWSLFFDVDSLKSYAPVVELHEVFAKYPNKPLEIDVLFILQNFEDAFEGGTFVEKWEIVKDKCEYDGLFWGYKNITAKEIICVKFQGKISKLWELINLHKSAKKVMFHHAEIPLHNNYGSKSYWECRKSMKFNEELVNIAKNFIRNHLNCDSDKCSSIISIHWRRQDFARSRKDEVPSIPGTVKQIQKFIKKNAPTINKLFVATDASTTEINTLEKELAKLNFQVYFYMPSKSVIDTYNDGGIAIIEQIICSHGAFFIGTHESTFSFRIQEEREILGFDSTTTFNILCPDHGKCEKPSKWTIVN; this is translated from the coding sequence ATGTTTACATTCTGTACTTTATTGTTCATGAATGTAAACCTCATGAGCGCAGTGCAAAATGTGGACTCTGGATACTGTGATATTGCCGGCGAATCGTGTGGAACACAGACTGATTTATTGCAGGAGAGATACATATTTTACGATGTAAACCCGCCAGAAGGTTTTAATTTACGACGCGACGTGTACATGAGGTTCGCTACATTGTTAGCAGCACAGAATAGTGAGAAGCGGGAACTCTGGCATTTAGTTTTACCGCCATGGTACAGACTTTACCACTGGAAATCTCAGACTTCAAAATCGAAACCTGTGCATTGGAGTTTATTCTTCGACGTGGACTCTTTGAAATCATACGCTCCAGTCGTAGAACTCCACGAGGTATTCGCAAAATATCCGAATAAACCTTTGGAAATTGACGTGCTTTTCATTTTACAAAACTTTGAAGACGCTTTTGAAGGGGGTACGTTCGTTGAAAAATGGGAGATAGTTAAAGATAAGTGTGAATACGACGGCCTATTCTGGGGTTATAAGAACATTACTGCTAAAGAAATTATTTGCGTCAAATTCCAGGGCAAAATCTCTAAGCTTTGGGAACTTATCAACTTACACAAATCGGCCAAAAAAGTCATGTTCCATCACGCTGAGATACCTCTACACAATAATTATGGCTCCAAAAGTTACTGGGAATGCCGAAAAAGCATGAAATTCAATGAAGAACTCGTTAACATAGCTAAAAATTTCATAAGGAACCATTTGAATTGCGATTCCGATAAATGCTCAAGCATCATCAGCATTCATTGGAGGCGCCAGGACTTCGCTCGTAGTCGCAAAGACGAAGTACCCTCCATACCCGGCACGGTCAAACAAATCCAGAAATTCATTAAGAAAAATGCACCAACAATAAACAAACTCTTCGTAGCAACCGATGCATCAACTACAGAAATTAATACGTTAGAAAAGGAATTGGCAAAGTTGAATTTCCAAGTATACTTCTACATGCCCAGTAAATCGGTTATTGATACGTACAATGACGGAGGTATAGCGATCATCGAGCAAATAATATGTTCTCATGGAGCATTTTTCATCGGCACCCATGAAAGTACATTTAGTTTTAGAATCCAAGAGGAACGTGAGATTTTAGGGTTTGATAGTACAACTACGTTCAACATATTGTGTCCGGATCATGGCAAATGTGAAAAACCTTCAAAATGGACTATTGTTAATTAA